One Natrinema marinum genomic window carries:
- a CDS encoding heme NO-binding domain-containing protein: MHGIVHKSLKEYVVERTDDDTWDTIVEQTDLEPKLYLPVTHYDDAEIDTVLERLSSMATQDRDAIERDFGRTLAPELLSTFSAHLRRDWEFAELLASLEDVYDDVDDATKEASLPAISCSRESDGTVVTYDTHRDQQYCGLAHGILEGFAAAYGADATVTETACVDDGADECTFRVDLE, from the coding sequence ATGCACGGAATCGTCCACAAGTCCCTCAAGGAGTACGTCGTCGAGCGAACCGACGACGACACCTGGGACACGATCGTCGAGCAGACCGACCTCGAGCCGAAGCTATACCTCCCCGTCACCCACTACGACGACGCGGAGATCGACACCGTCCTCGAACGCCTCTCGTCGATGGCGACCCAGGACAGGGACGCTATCGAGCGCGATTTCGGGCGGACGCTCGCCCCCGAACTGCTCTCGACGTTCAGCGCCCACTTGCGCCGGGACTGGGAGTTCGCGGAACTGCTCGCGTCGCTCGAGGACGTCTACGACGACGTCGACGACGCGACGAAGGAGGCGTCGCTCCCGGCCATCTCCTGTTCCCGCGAGTCAGACGGGACGGTCGTCACGTACGACACCCACCGGGACCAGCAGTACTGTGGACTTGCTCACGGCATCCTCGAGGGGTTCGCCGCCGCCTACGGTGCCGACGCGACGGTCACGGAGACGGCCTGCGTCGACGACGGCGCCGACGAGTGTACGTTCCGGGTCGACCTCGAGTAA
- a CDS encoding ribose-phosphate diphosphokinase, translated as MIVSGSASQALAAALARELEEPLAAVEYDRFPDGELLAAAPGVADAEPDRAVIVASTVSSDAHLEVLQLQDAVREAGVEEVITVLPYMGYGRQDAAFEPGHPISARAVARAISTGTDRVLTVNPHEEGVCEFFEPTATAVDAASRLAEPLPDELAEPVFLAPDAGATELAETVHDAYGAGETDYFEKTRHSGTEVEITPSDVDVAGRDVVVVDDIIATGSTMSEAVAVLRDRSVGRVFVTCVHPLLARNAVTKLSRAGVEAIYGTDTIERGVDTVSIAPLLARHL; from the coding sequence ATGATCGTCAGCGGATCCGCGTCGCAGGCCCTCGCCGCGGCGCTCGCACGCGAACTCGAGGAACCACTCGCCGCCGTCGAGTACGACCGCTTTCCCGACGGCGAACTGCTCGCGGCCGCCCCCGGCGTCGCCGACGCCGAGCCCGATCGGGCGGTGATCGTCGCCTCGACCGTCTCGAGCGACGCCCACCTCGAGGTGCTCCAGTTGCAGGACGCGGTCCGCGAAGCCGGCGTCGAGGAGGTCATCACCGTTTTGCCGTACATGGGCTACGGCCGGCAGGACGCGGCCTTCGAGCCAGGGCATCCCATCTCCGCGCGGGCGGTTGCCCGTGCGATTTCGACCGGGACGGACCGCGTCCTGACCGTCAACCCCCACGAGGAGGGCGTCTGTGAGTTCTTCGAGCCGACGGCGACCGCGGTCGACGCGGCGAGCCGGCTGGCCGAACCGCTACCCGACGAGCTCGCGGAGCCGGTTTTCCTCGCGCCCGACGCCGGCGCGACCGAGCTCGCCGAGACCGTCCACGACGCCTACGGCGCGGGCGAGACCGACTACTTCGAGAAGACTCGCCACTCCGGCACCGAGGTCGAAATCACCCCGAGCGACGTCGACGTGGCCGGCCGCGACGTGGTCGTCGTCGACGACATCATCGCGACCGGCTCGACGATGAGCGAGGCCGTCGCCGTCCTCCGCGACCGGAGCGTCGGCCGCGTCTTCGTCACCTGCGTCCACCCACTGCTGGCCCGAAACGCCGTCACGAAGCTCTCTCGGGCCGGCGTCGAGGCGATCTACGGCACCGACACTATCGAGCGCGGCGTCGACACCGTCTCGATCGCCCCGCTTCTCGCACGACACTTGTAA
- the ileS gene encoding isoleucine--tRNA ligase, with translation MSRFGEVDDQYDPHQLEQRVFEYWDDVDAYERTVEHRSDGDSFFFVDGPPYTSGSAHMGTTWNKSLKDVYIRFLRMQGYDVTDRPGYDMHGLPIETRVEERLGFENKKDIEEYGEENFIEACKEYADEQLEGLQSDFQDFGVWMDWENPYRTVSPEYMEAAWWGFSNAADRGLVEKGHRSISQCPRCETAIANNEVEYEDVEDPSIYVKFDLAERDGKLVIWTTTPWTIPANTFVAVDEDGDYVGVRAEKGGEEELLYVAEAKHEEVLKAGRYDDYEVVEEHAGEDLLGWSYDHPMAEEVPDHPDHEGACEVYAADYVDTGGDGTGLVHSAPGHGEEDFERGRELGFPIFCPVGGDGVYTDEAGAYAGEFVRDANEDIIADLEANDSLLASETISHSYGHCWRCDTGIIQIVTDQWFITITDVKDELLENIEDSEWHPEWARDNRFRDFVEEAPDWNVSRQRYWGIPLPVWTPEDRDDDEDTIVVGTREELAERVDQDVDPDAVDLHKDTVDELTITEDGTTYTRVPDVFDVWLDSSVASWGTLDFPADDSRFDELWPADLILEAHDQTRGWFWSQLGMGTAAIGEIPYEEVLMHGHALMPDGRAMSKSKDILVDPHEAIDRHGRDVMRMFLLSNNPQGDDMRFSWDGMQTMENHLRTLWNVFRFPLPYMRLDDFDPQETSLDDVDSDLELIDEWVLARLESTKAEMTDHFEDYRQDRAIDALIEFVVEDVSRFYVQAVRERMWEDEDSASKTAAYATIYRVLRETVALLAPYAPFISEEIYDTLTGDAGHLTVHMEDWPAVDEYWEDEQLEEDVSLLRAIEEAGANARQQAGRKLRWPVPRVVVAADDDRVVEAVERHTGLLEDRLNAREIELVSPDDRWGELRYSAEADMSELGPAFGDRAGQVMNALNEARIDEPSLEALEAAVADALQDDEAITDEMVSFVTQTPDGVAGTAFGTDGDDRGVAYVDASLTDDIESEGYAREVIRRVQEMRKDLELDVDERIALDLEIDDDRVTDLVAEREALIREEVRADELGDLEDGHRKEWDVDGVTMEIAIEPLAAAEASD, from the coding sequence ATGAGCAGGTTCGGCGAGGTCGACGACCAGTACGACCCACACCAACTCGAGCAGCGGGTCTTCGAGTACTGGGACGACGTCGACGCCTACGAGCGAACGGTCGAGCACCGATCGGACGGCGACTCCTTCTTCTTCGTCGACGGCCCGCCGTACACGTCGGGATCGGCGCACATGGGGACGACCTGGAACAAGTCGCTGAAAGACGTCTACATCCGCTTTCTGCGGATGCAGGGGTACGACGTGACGGATCGGCCGGGCTACGACATGCACGGGCTCCCCATCGAGACCCGCGTCGAGGAGCGACTCGGATTCGAGAACAAGAAGGACATCGAGGAGTACGGCGAGGAGAACTTCATTGAGGCCTGCAAGGAGTACGCCGACGAACAGCTCGAGGGGCTGCAGTCGGACTTTCAGGACTTCGGCGTCTGGATGGACTGGGAGAACCCCTACCGGACGGTCAGCCCGGAGTACATGGAGGCTGCGTGGTGGGGCTTTTCGAACGCCGCCGACCGCGGTCTGGTCGAGAAAGGTCACCGCTCGATCTCCCAGTGTCCGCGCTGTGAGACCGCCATCGCGAACAACGAGGTCGAGTACGAGGACGTCGAGGATCCCTCGATCTACGTCAAGTTCGACCTCGCCGAGCGCGACGGCAAACTCGTCATCTGGACGACGACCCCGTGGACGATCCCGGCGAACACCTTCGTCGCCGTCGACGAGGACGGCGACTACGTCGGCGTCCGCGCCGAAAAGGGCGGGGAGGAAGAGCTGCTCTACGTCGCCGAGGCCAAACACGAGGAGGTGCTGAAAGCGGGCCGCTACGACGACTACGAGGTCGTCGAGGAACACGCGGGCGAGGACCTGCTCGGCTGGTCGTACGACCACCCGATGGCCGAAGAGGTCCCCGACCACCCCGACCACGAGGGGGCCTGCGAGGTCTACGCCGCCGACTACGTCGATACCGGCGGTGACGGCACCGGGCTCGTCCACTCCGCGCCGGGCCACGGTGAGGAGGACTTCGAGCGCGGTCGCGAACTCGGCTTCCCGATCTTCTGTCCCGTCGGCGGCGACGGCGTCTACACCGACGAGGCGGGCGCCTACGCGGGCGAGTTCGTCCGCGACGCGAACGAGGACATCATCGCGGACCTCGAGGCCAACGATTCGCTGCTGGCCTCGGAGACGATCTCCCACAGCTACGGGCACTGCTGGCGCTGTGACACGGGTATCATCCAGATCGTCACCGACCAGTGGTTCATCACGATCACGGACGTCAAGGACGAACTGCTCGAGAACATCGAAGACAGCGAGTGGCACCCCGAGTGGGCCCGCGACAACCGCTTCCGGGACTTCGTCGAGGAAGCGCCCGACTGGAACGTCTCCCGCCAGCGCTACTGGGGGATCCCGCTGCCGGTCTGGACCCCTGAAGACCGCGACGACGACGAGGACACGATCGTCGTCGGGACCCGCGAGGAACTCGCCGAGCGCGTCGATCAGGACGTCGACCCCGACGCGGTCGACCTCCACAAGGACACGGTAGACGAGTTGACGATCACCGAAGACGGCACCACCTACACGCGCGTTCCCGACGTCTTCGACGTTTGGCTCGACTCCTCGGTCGCGTCGTGGGGCACCCTCGACTTCCCCGCGGACGACAGCCGATTCGACGAACTCTGGCCCGCAGACCTCATTCTCGAGGCCCACGACCAGACGCGGGGCTGGTTCTGGTCCCAGCTGGGGATGGGCACGGCCGCGATCGGCGAGATCCCCTACGAGGAGGTGCTGATGCACGGCCACGCGCTGATGCCCGACGGCCGCGCGATGAGCAAATCCAAGGACATTCTGGTCGACCCCCACGAGGCGATCGACCGCCACGGTCGGGACGTGATGCGCATGTTCCTGCTGTCGAACAACCCGCAGGGCGACGACATGCGCTTTTCGTGGGACGGGATGCAGACGATGGAGAACCACCTCCGGACGCTCTGGAACGTCTTCCGATTCCCGCTGCCGTACATGCGGTTAGACGACTTCGATCCGCAGGAGACGAGTCTGGACGATGTCGATTCGGACCTCGAGCTGATCGACGAGTGGGTGCTCGCCCGGCTGGAGTCCACGAAAGCCGAGATGACCGACCACTTCGAGGACTACCGGCAGGACCGCGCGATCGACGCCCTGATCGAGTTCGTTGTCGAGGATGTCTCGCGATTCTACGTCCAGGCCGTCCGCGAGCGCATGTGGGAGGACGAGGACAGCGCCTCCAAAACGGCCGCCTACGCGACGATCTACCGCGTGCTCCGCGAGACGGTCGCGCTGCTGGCTCCCTACGCCCCCTTCATCAGCGAGGAGATCTACGACACGCTGACCGGCGATGCGGGCCACCTCACGGTCCACATGGAAGACTGGCCCGCGGTCGACGAGTACTGGGAGGACGAGCAACTCGAGGAGGACGTCTCCCTCCTGCGGGCCATCGAGGAGGCCGGCGCGAACGCCCGCCAGCAGGCCGGCCGCAAGCTGCGCTGGCCGGTCCCGCGCGTGGTCGTCGCCGCGGACGACGACCGCGTCGTCGAGGCCGTCGAGCGCCACACCGGGCTGCTCGAGGATCGCCTCAACGCCCGCGAGATCGAACTCGTCTCGCCGGACGACCGCTGGGGCGAACTCCGGTACAGCGCCGAGGCGGACATGAGCGAACTCGGCCCCGCGTTCGGCGACCGCGCCGGGCAGGTGATGAACGCGTTGAACGAGGCCCGCATCGACGAGCCGAGCCTCGAGGCGCTCGAGGCGGCCGTCGCGGACGCACTCCAAGACGACGAAGCGATCACCGACGAGATGGTCTCGTTCGTGACCCAGACGCCCGACGGCGTCGCTGGCACCGCCTTCGGCACCGACGGCGACGACCGCGGCGTCGCCTACGTCGACGCCTCCCTGACCGACGACATCGAGAGCGAGGGCTACGCCCGCGAGGTCATCCGCCGCGTCCAGGAGATGCGCAAGGACCTCGAGCTCGACGTCGACGAGCGGATCGCGCTCGACCTCGAGATCGACGACGACCGCGTGACCGACCTCGTCGCCGAGCGCGAGGCCCTGATCCGCGAGGAGGTCCGCGCCGACGAACTCGGCGACCTCGAGGACGGTCACCGCAAGGAGTGGGACGTCGACGGCGTGACGATGGAGATCGCGATCGAGCCGCTGGCGGCGGCCGAGGCGTCGGACTAA
- a CDS encoding HVO_0234 family beta-propeller protein — translation MDTIEEKRVFGDREGAITVYVASAIGVVRVRVAGDTVGEFGLCERCTARGVAATPSSVAVATDEDVREFALEDTQTDDGGAGDGPVAAGDESFAETGFGPAVAVGYDGGDLLAAGRDGRVARRPAGTDAWTTLTDDLGTPVRAIDGDLLGTDDGVYRVHDDGLDHAGLTDVRDVSAAGVPLAATADGLYKLGNGWMEVLEGDFRTVAADPRSERGRLERAHAVSDDAVYEYAADGEWRALEGVSQPSGGIVGVGYGDAVYAVTADGTFLSASEGGWRTRTLGVTDVAGLAIPAAAAPSADDGAD, via the coding sequence ATGGACACGATCGAGGAAAAGCGCGTCTTCGGCGACCGCGAGGGGGCGATCACCGTCTACGTCGCGAGCGCGATCGGCGTCGTCCGCGTCCGGGTCGCCGGCGACACCGTCGGCGAGTTCGGCCTTTGCGAGCGCTGTACCGCGCGCGGCGTCGCGGCGACGCCCAGCAGCGTCGCCGTCGCGACCGACGAGGACGTTCGGGAGTTCGCGCTCGAGGACACCCAGACCGACGACGGCGGAGCGGGCGACGGGCCGGTCGCCGCCGGCGACGAATCGTTCGCCGAAACGGGGTTCGGCCCGGCGGTCGCCGTCGGCTACGACGGCGGCGACCTGCTCGCGGCCGGTCGGGACGGCCGCGTCGCCCGTCGCCCGGCCGGAACCGACGCGTGGACGACCCTCACCGACGATCTCGGCACGCCGGTGCGAGCCATCGACGGCGATCTGCTGGGAACCGACGATGGCGTCTACCGCGTCCACGACGACGGGCTCGATCACGCCGGACTGACGGACGTGCGCGATGTCTCGGCCGCCGGCGTCCCGCTCGCTGCCACCGCAGACGGGCTCTACAAGCTCGGCAACGGCTGGATGGAGGTTCTCGAGGGCGACTTCCGGACCGTCGCGGCGGACCCGCGCTCGGAACGGGGCCGCCTCGAGCGCGCCCACGCCGTCTCGGACGACGCAGTCTACGAGTACGCTGCCGACGGGGAGTGGCGGGCGCTCGAGGGGGTGAGCCAGCCCAGCGGCGGGATCGTCGGTGTCGGCTACGGCGACGCGGTCTACGCAGTCACCGCCGACGGGACCTTCCTGTCGGCGAGCGAGGGCGGTTGGCGGACGCGAACCCTGGGCGTCACCGACGTGGCCGGGCTGGCGATCCCCGCGGCCGCGGCACCGAGCGCGGACGACGGCGCCGACTGA
- a CDS encoding uracil-DNA glycosylase encodes MPATDDTDAESDSADGDAESDSTSGGEPAYPTRRNVLEPDCTRCPALADARECISWGTGDPDAAVVVIGEAPGYGNPDADRWRGGNWTGKAYTSRHSGRRIRRLLDDIGYGDDTYFTNAVKCFPADPDDPTTNREPTPEERANCRSHLLTELESIDPSVVLGTGKHATKTVLAAEGRKCEGFLDSVLEPVRCERLGVHLVPILHPSYQDVWIGRLGYEAAGYLEAIGETLDGLCEPSGGR; translated from the coding sequence GTGCCCGCCACCGACGACACCGACGCAGAATCCGATTCGGCCGACGGCGACGCCGAATCCGACTCGACTTCCGGCGGCGAGCCCGCCTATCCGACCCGTCGAAACGTCCTCGAGCCCGACTGCACCCGCTGTCCGGCGCTGGCCGACGCCCGCGAGTGTATCTCGTGGGGGACCGGCGACCCCGACGCTGCGGTCGTGGTCATCGGCGAGGCCCCCGGCTACGGAAATCCGGACGCCGACCGCTGGCGGGGCGGCAACTGGACCGGCAAGGCCTACACCTCGCGCCACTCCGGTCGGCGCATCCGGCGCCTGCTCGACGACATCGGCTACGGCGACGACACCTACTTCACGAACGCGGTGAAGTGCTTCCCGGCCGATCCCGACGACCCGACGACCAATCGGGAGCCCACACCCGAAGAGCGCGCGAACTGTCGGTCCCACCTGCTAACCGAACTCGAGTCTATCGATCCGTCAGTGGTGCTCGGGACCGGCAAACACGCGACGAAGACGGTGCTGGCGGCCGAAGGTCGAAAATGCGAGGGCTTTCTCGACAGCGTGCTCGAGCCGGTGCGGTGCGAACGGCTCGGCGTTCACCTGGTGCCGATCCTCCATCCCTCCTATCAGGACGTCTGGATCGGCCGACTGGGATACGAAGCAGCGGGGTACCTCGAGGCGATCGGGGAGACGCTCGACGGACTCTGCGAGCCGAGCGGCGGGAGGTAG